TAAGATGCGATTGGACACGAATCCCGGGAAATCATTGACGGATACCGGAATTTTGCCCATTTGTTTGGCTAATTCTTCTACGGTTTGATAGACTTCATCCGTCGTGGCCAATCCACGTATCACTTCTACCAGCTTCATTACTGGAACCGGATTCATAAAGTGCATGCCGATTACCCGTTCCGGACGGTTGGTCACCGCAGCAATTTCCGTAATCGGCAATGAGGACGTATTCGTTGCAAGTATCGCCTCATGTTGACACACTTGGTCCAATTTACGAAAAATATCCGCTTTAATCTGCATATTTTCTGTCGCTGCTTCTACCACAAAGTCTGCTTCCGCCGCATGCTCAAGAGAAGTAGAAGACTGTATGTTTTGCAGAATCGCCGTTTTTTCCGCTTCCGTCAGTTTTCCCTTCTCTACATTTTTGCCGAGCAGTCTCGCAATGGTTTGCATACCGCGATTTACATATTCATCTTTGATATCGTGCAAAACGACATTCAATCCCGCCTGTGCAGCTACCTGTGCAATTCCGGCACCCATTTGTCCCGCTCCAACAACCAGCACTTTTTGGATTGTCAACATGTTCACTCCTTCTATCTCGATGTATCATCCATTTGCTTATCCCTGGCTTATTTCTTTACTGCTTCACTTCCAGCAATACTGCATCCCCTTGCGCCGCTCCGCTGCAGATGGCTGCGATCCCCAGTCCGCCGCCACGCCTGCGCAATTCATAAATCAATGTCATTACAATCCTGGCTCCGCTTGCGCCAATCGGATGGCCAAACGCAATGGCTCCGCCATTGACATTCACTTTGTCGTAATTCAGGCCGAGGAGTTTACCGCTTGTCAAAACAACTGCAGCAAACGCTTCGTTCAACTCAAACAAATCGATATCGCTCAGTTTTAGTTGATGTTTTTGCAATAATTTTTGGATTGCCAAAGCAGGTGTTGTAGCTATATACGGTGCAGGAGCACCCACCTCCGCATGCCCCAGAATGGTCGCAAGAGGCTGTTTGCCTAATGCATGCGCCCTTCCCTCCGACATGACCAGCAATGCGCCTGCTCCGTCATTGACACCTGGCGCATTCCCTGCTGTAATCGATCCGTCTTTCGCAAACACGGGAGGCAAGCTCCTCAGTGTATCTAAGGAAGTGTTCGGACGCGGACATTCATCCGCATCCACCCGTATAGTTTCTCCCTTTTTACCGGGAACTTCGACTGCTACGATTTCCTCCGTAAAAATCCCGTTCTTTTGCGCCGAGATGGCAAATTGTTGGCTGCGCACCGCATACACATCCTGCTCTTCTCTTGTAATGCCATATTCTTTTGCCACTTCACTGCCGTGAACTGCCATATGAACACCGTCAAAGGCGCATCGCAACCCATCGTGGATCATCAAATCCACTACGCTCGCATCTCCCATGCGCATGCCGAATCTCGCTCTGGGCAGCGAATATGGGGCATTTGACATGCTTTCCATACCGCCGGCCAGAATGACATCCGCATCATGTGCACGAATCAACTGATCAGCTAAAGTCACTGCCCTTAGCCCGGATGCGCATACTTTATTGATTGTCTCCGTAGGCGTTGTCCAAGGCAGTCCGGCGTTTCTTGCTGCTTGCCGGGAGGGAATCTGGCCCGCACCCGCCTGCAAAACCATGCCCATGATCACTTCATCGACCTGTTCCGGCTCCACCGCTGCTCTCTCCATGGCCGCTTTCAAAACTACTCCGCCTAAATCAACCGCCCTCAAACCGGATAAGCTTCCGCCAAATTTCCCAAATGGTGTCCGTGCCGCACTCACTATGACCGATCTTCCCATTGACGAAACCTCCCAAAAGCAAGTCTTAAAATTGGCTATATACTACCAAACGGTCGGTATATATGTATAAAGAAAGCAACCTGCGTATTCTCTACTATTACATATACATATACATGTTTTTCTTGAAAAAAGCGATATGGGAATTTTGTCAATATACACAATTACTCGCGATTTCAATTTACAATCTCAACCAAACGGCAAAAATTGCAAAAAATAAAAACCTTCTTATGCAGAAGGCTGTAATACTTGATTCATATAGACCATTGCTGTTTCATCACAAACGGGAAACTTGCTGCAATTCATGCAATCTTTCCAAACCTTATGAGGCAGTGATTCTTTTTGAACAATTTCAAATCCAAGTTTTTCGAAAAAAGGCACTTGATACGTAAGAGCGATGACTTTTTCCAAACCTAGTTTTGCAGATTCTGCAATCAAGTGCACGACCAATTGCTTTCCAAGCCCTTGATTCACTGCTTTAGGATGAATGGCCAATGAACGTATTTCCGCCATGTCTTCCCATAATATATGCAATGCACCCAATCCAACGATTTCTCCTTCATCTTCAATCACTGTCATGGCATGCAAATTCTCATATAGCGATAACTTGGATCGAGGCAAAAGCAATCCTTTTTCCGCATAGTAATTTAACAATTGATAGATTGCTTCCACATCAGGAATGGTTGCTTTCCGAAATGTCGCCCCCATCTGCCCTACCCCCAAACATTCATTTTCCTGAGGATTATTATACAATGTTGTGCATATATATTCAATCAAAATATTTTTTCATTCACCTTTCCGCAATTGCTTGTGATTTCAATATATCTTGTGATTTCAAAATATATTGATAATGCAGCGACGGCAGTTCATCGATTTCCTTTAGCTTGTCTGTTGTGTACCACTCTCTTGCCACGACTTCCTCGTTGACCGCAAAGGGAAGCTCTTTGATTCGTTTACAATGAATAAATATATCGAACTTAGCCCGGGTCAAGGATTCAATCCCCAAAATATGCAATGGCTCAATGCTGCAGTTCGCTTCCTCAAGCAATTCCCTGCGTATCGTTGCAAAAGGTGCTTCCCCATATTCCATGTGTCCGCCGGGCAGACGGATCGGCTCATCGTAAGTATGATGCAGCAAAAGGACTTCTCCTTTTTCATTCCATACGACTCCGACAACTCCCACGGTATGTTTGGCGGAAAGCAGCCGTACGATGTATTTTGTAAACCGCTTGGGAAGGTTTCGATATACGACGATGCTCAATCGCTTTAAGACTTTCATGATTTCTCCATCTGCCATTTTATGATTTTTTATTTTGGATGCTTGCCTGATGCAATATGAACTATCTTATCATACGTTACAAAAGGATATTCAAATGTTTTATTTCTTTTGACAGGATGATCCGAATGGCGAACTCAGCGCAAAAACGACCAGAAATGGGGAAATGGCTGCTTTGGAAATTTTTTCACTCCGACTCTGCCATCCGCCCGTTTCTCCCACCAACCAAACGCCTTTCCCTCTCTACATGCCGAGAGTTTTTAAACAGATATTCGGCTGTTTACCTGAAACCTGCCGGCGGATGGGGAGGTAAAGGAATCATACGCGCTTGGCGTACACAATCCGGCTATGCGTTTATTCGAGAAAAGGGACAGACATATCATTGCAAGTCGATCGAGGATCTCTATCAAACGATCACACCATTTCTGGCGAATAAAGTTTACATTGTCCAAAAGGCAATCGCCCTCGCCAAATGGAAAGGGCGGCCGTATGATATCCGTCTGATGATGCTGCGAAACGGCGAGGGCAAGTGGCAGTACGCAGGAATGCTGGCAAAAGTCGCCGGTGAAAAAAGCATCATCACAAATATTGCTCGCGGACGCGGCTTTGTTTTGGATGTCGACTCCGCATTTCGGCATTCATTCGGATGGAATCAGGAGCAGATTCTCCGCATGAAACAAAACATGACCGAATTGGGATATGCCACTTGCAAACGCTTTGATGCGTATAAATACTATTGGAACATTGGACTCGATCTGGCCATCGATCAGAAAGGGAAATTGTGGATCATCGAAGAAAATACAGGTCCTGCCCTTTTCTTATTTGCAAAATTAAAAGATCAAAAAGCGTATCAAGCGATTCGAACGATCATTGCTGGAAGACGGAAAAATCGAAAAAAATTAACGGATAAAAAATAAACGGTCATAAGAAATCTCAGCTCATCTCAATGCTGCCTTTCTCTTTTAATGAGAAAAGGATTGTCCTATTTTCTACTCGTTTGTTTCATTTGCCACAAGATGCCGTTGCAAATGTTCGCGAAGCTCGTTTGGGATGGGCTTGCTTTTTTGTTCTGAAAAATCATAATGTACCATTACTGCGGTGCCTTTTGCGACTACTTGTCCCTTTTGAATCGCTTCATGATACACAACAAAGCTGGAATTCCCAATCTTTTGAATACCTGTTCGAATCTCAACCTCATATTCCATATAAATTTGTGCGATATAGTCCACATTTATATTGGCGACAATCAATTTCCATTGAGTTGTATCCAAATCCGGAACAAAAATTTTGAAAATCTCTACACGTCCTGCCTCAAACCATATGGGAACCACGGTATTATTGATATGGCCGAGGGCGTCCGTTTCGGAGAATCGGGGCATTAGCTGAATGCTGAACATAAAAAGCTTTCATCCTTTCTGTTGCAATGATTCTGACTACATAGTTTTTTGCTATTCGGAAACCAATATAAATTCTGAAACCCATATAAAACCGAATCCGTGACAAAAATTACCGAGTGCAGGGGATGGCACGAGTACACATGCAGTCGCTCAAACAGCGCCGATCGCCTTGCTTTGATTAAGATTGCAAAAGATGCGTTTTTTGTTTTATTAGTTTGTTCCATTTATTAAATTTATTATTTCATTTATACATATTGTTTTTATTTTTAATTTATTTTTTATTTTTTAATATATTCTATTATATTAAAAATATAAATTTATTTGATATATTATAATATTCTTAAATTCATTTCATTGCAATAATTTCCTATATAGAACTTTACTCATTTCAGATGTCTAAAACAAGTAAAAATTTGCGAGATATACCCGTGACTGCTTATATCGACAAAACTCGTCAAAATGCTATCTGATTTTCTCTTTTATGCGTTTTAGGTCTTTTATGTTTCGACAATTGTTTTAACAAGGTGTTTTCTTTTTCGAAAAGAGGAAGGAAGCAGTCTGCAAATATTTTTTAGCGTACAAATTAATGGTTTGCCAGGTAATGCTCAGTGCAATGATCCGTGATTTCATGAAACTGTAATTGTAACAACATGCGACTGTTTTCCCCACCGAATTTCATTTGATACTCGACGTTTAATTTACCTGATTGGAGGTTCTCTTCAAAGTGAAATTGCAGTTGTTCTGTTTTGATCGTCAAATCAAACGTTCCAAAAGGTGTTTGGTAGGACGTATGCGAAACCGTTCCTCGTTTCCATACATACCGCATTTGTGTACCGCCAAAGCGGATGACTGTTACTTCATTAAGAAGCGGATCGATTTTTAATGTAGTTTTGCTGGATTCCAAGCCGCTTTGATTCGTTTCTTCATACGTGACAAAGATCGCAGTGCCCTTTTTGTATAAAATTCCTTGTGTGGTTGTTTCATAATATGCGGGCATTTCACCACGTTTGATTTGTTTGGTATGCAATTGAAGTTTGACAGATTTTTTAAACGATTGTTCTTGTATGTTTGTATCGGTCATTGTATTCGCTCCATCAATGGATGTAAAATGCAGAAAAAGGAGGAAACGATTCCTCCTTTGCTCATATTTACCCTTTATCCTTTTCTTTATCTTTTAGAGGATGTTCAAAAAGTAGCCAAAATCCCTTAACCACTTTTTAAACACGCACTTACTTTTATCGAATAAACGACAACAAGGCTTCCCGAATGATTTTTGAAGCCAGGATCTGTGTTTGTTCTGTCGGGTCTAAAACAGGCGCGACTTCCACCAGATCAAACCCGACAACATTCAGTTGCTTCATCAAATGCACAGCTTGCAATACTTCAGCCGATGTGATCCCGCCAGCTTCCGCAGTTCCCGTACCCGGTGCAAAAGCCGGGTCTACCACATCAATATCGATTGTTACATACACAGGTCGGCCTTTTAATTCTTCGATTCGCTGCTTTAAAGGTTCTAAAACAGTAAACGGGTGAAAATTGGTGTTCTCCTTCGCAAACATGAATTCTTCACGCATTCCGGATCGAATCCCGAACTGATATACGTTCTTCCCGCCGATCATGTCGACTATTTTCCGAATCACTGCCGCATGGGAGTATGGCTCTCCTTCGTAATGTTCCCGCAAATCGGTGTGTGCATCCAAATGAACCAATGCAAGGTTAGGATACTTCTCATATACGGCTTGTACCGGTCCCCATGTGACCAAATGCTCCCCACCAAGTCCGATCGGCAATTTCCCATGCGCCAACAGTTGTTTTACATAATCTCGGATCATCTCTACGCTTCGAGCCGGATTCCCAAAAGGCAAAGGAATATCTCCGGCGTCGAAATACGCGACCTCTCCCAGTTCCCGATCCAGATAAGGGCTATACTCTTCCAGACCGAGGGACACCTCGCGAATGCGCTTAGGACCCAAGCGTGTTCCCGGTCGAAAGGACGTGGTCCAATCCATTGGCATGCCATAAATCACTGCCTGCGCTTTTCCATAGTCGCTCGTAGCGCCAATAAATACATTTCCTGAATATGCATCATCAAATTTCACTTGTGTCATTTCATCCCTTTAATAAATTCTCAACAAATTTCGGCAATTGAAATACAGATTTATGAATGCGCGGACTATAGTATTTGGTTTCAAAATCCTTCAGTTGCGCTTCATCCACTTCCAACGGATCGTATTTTTTTGACCCCAGTGTGAATGTCCATAATCCGCTTGGATACGTCGGAATAGACGCTGTATACAACCGGGCAATCGGATAAATCGTAGAGATATCCTGATATACCCGGCGAATCAAATCCCCGTTCAAGAATGGCGATTCCGTCTGTGCGACAAAAATTCCGTCTTCTTTCAATGCCTCATAGATGCCTTGATAAAAATCTCTTGCAAAAAGTCCGACTGCAGGGCCTACAGGCTCTGTAGAATCGACAAGAATCACGTCATATGTATTTTTATTTTCATGAATATGCTTGATCCCGTCGATCACTTGGACATCCACCCGGGGGTCTCCTAAAGCGCAAGCGATTTCCGGCAAATACTGCTTCGATACTTCAATCACGCGTCCGTCAATTTCTGCGAGGACCGCTTTCTCAACAGACGGATGCTTGATGATTTCACGAATCGCTCCACCGTCGCCGCCGCCGACAACCAGTACTTTTTTCGGATTGGGATGTGTATGTAATGCAATATGGGAAATCATTTCATGATATACGAACTCATCTTTGATTGTCGTCATCACCATGCCGTCCAATACGAGCATGCGTCCCCATTGAAGTGTTTCAATCATGTCAATTTCCTGAAATTCTGAAGTTTCCTTATGTAATGTCTTTGCAATCTTTGCAGTAATTCCATAATTTTCTGTTTGTTTTTCTGTGTACCACAGTTCCATTCCTATCATCACCTTTCAATCAATTCGACTCGTATTATACCAAATTCACTCAGAAAATAAACGATTCTTTTTGTTTAATCTCCACAAGGGATTCCCATACTGATTACTACCATTCGTATTTTTGCCAGAATTTTTTTGCATGAATAAAAAATTCAAGAAAAATGTAAAAAAACTGCAAAATCCAAAATGTTGAATTATTAAAGAAGGGAATTTGTATGAATAAACAGACATATACTCCCGATACGTATCATCCTGTTCAACAGAATCCGCCAAGTGATCGGAAACCGATACTGCTGCGTATTATTCTGGCATGTTTGATCGGCATTGTATGTGCAGGAGTTACGTGCTTTTTGTATTTGCGATATGCACCTTTGCCTCCAAATGCGATTATTGATACGTCAAAAGTATATAGTGCCGATGGCACCATTCTTACCGATTATGTAAGCGGCGGAAGTCGGGTCAAAGTTCCATTAAACAAAATTCCGAAGAGTCTGCAAGAAGCTACGCTTGCAGTAGAGGATGCTCATTTTTACGATCATGGCGCTTTAAACTGGCGAAGCATTGCCAGGGCTATTTGGGTGAATCTCAAACACGGGGAAGTGGAACAAGGCGGCTCGACCATTACCCAACAGCTGGCACGTAATCTTTACTTAACACAAGCTCGCACATGGTCAAGAAAAATTCGGGAAGCGATTCTCTCATTGCAATTGGAAATGCATTATTCCAAAAATAGCATCCTTGATCAGTATCTAAATGTCATTTATTACGGAAATGGAGCAAAGGGCGTAGAATCTGCAGCGGAATTTTATTTTGGCAAGCCAGTCGAGTCACTGGATCTCGCAGAGTCGGCCATGATTGCCGGCATTCCCAATGGTCCTGCCATTTACGCACCTTTCACATTGGATCATGGCAAACGGGATTTTTCCAACTATTCCAATGCAAAATTGCGCCAAAAAACCGTTTTGGAAGCCATGTTTCATCAACATCTCATCACATTGGCACAGGAACAGCAGGCTTATCAGGAACCATTGAATTTTTCAAAAGCAAAACAACCGGAAAGTTTGGCGCCTTATTTTACCGATTATGTCAAAACAACTTTACAGACGAACTATGGCTTTAGCAAAGATGACCTGTATCGCGGAGGTCTCAATATCCATTCTACGATCGATGTAGCATTACAAAAAGCGGCAGAAAGAGCGATTGCAAATCACATACCGGCCGGCAGTCATCTGCAGGTCGCTCTCGTTGCCATGGATCCGCAAAATGGCGATATAAAAGCGATGGTCGGGGGTACAAATTATCGCCAAAGTGCCTATAACCGCGTATTGGCGCCGAGGGAGCCCGGATCTTCTTTTAAGCCGGTTTTGTATTTGACCGCGCTACAAAATGGATTTACTCCGGCTACCCGCATCAATAGTGAACCGACCACATTTCTTTATGGTACACATGATCAAACATACGAAGTCCATAATTTTGCAAATATTTATCAACATCATCCAATTGATATGCGGGAAGCAATTGCCCGCTCCGATAACGTATATGCAGTTGCTACAGGACTTGATACCGGGTTAAACAAAGTCATCGAGACGGCAAAGGCGTTAGGAATCGATACAAATCTGAAATCAGATCCGATGAAACCTTATCCCTCTTTGGCGCTTGGGGTGTTTCCCGTATCCCCGTTAGAAATGGCGCGCGCATATAGTGTGCTTGCTAACGGGGGCGAACTTGTGCAGCCGCGAGCGTTTACAGAAATTGATAATGCATATGGAAGCCAAGTGATCAAGCAAGAGGTGCAGAAACAGCAGGTAGAAGATCCGCGCTATACGTTTATTCTTACAGATTTAATGAAAAGTGTATTTGAGCAAGACGGAACAGCCGCCCGCATTGCCAGCGAGATTACACAGCCTGCTGCCGGCAAAACGGGAACCACCGATACAGATGCCTGGATGATCGGTTATACACCGGATCTTGTGACTGTGGTATGGGTTGGATATGATAAGAATCATTTATTGTCTGCTACAGAATCCCATTTGGCTGCACCCATTTGGGCAGACTTTATGCATGCGTATGAACAAACGACGACTCCAAAAGAGTTTGCAATACCGACAGGAGTCACACGTGTGCAGATCGACCCACAAAGCGGGCAATTGGCTACAAATGCTTGTCCGATCAAAGAATGGGATTATTTTCTCGACAATGAAGCGCCAAAGGAAACTTGCACGCTTCACCCGGCACAACCACAACAGAATCCATCAAACCATTCGAAGCATAATTCCTGGTTGGATTCCCTTTGGAATTGGGTTACGGGGAACTAGATCAAGTCTTATCCCATCTTCCATATACATTTGCTGCCCCCGAATGTGTTGCGTAACCCGCACACATTCGGGGGCAAAACCATTCACCCATTTTCCCTTTGTTCATACACTGAAATCGAGAAGAGTTGTCACGGTTTTTGTGAGAACAACTTTGGCATAAATAGGAGGTCGCCGAAAATGGAAGCCAATGCGCACACCCGGCGGGATGTAAGCTATCGTTTGCAAAAACTTGAGCGAAAACTCAAAACTCTGGATCCCACGCAACCGACCTACTCATTGGAACGGGAGCTTTTACAAAAGGAAATAAAATTAATGAAGGGTGAACTGCCTGTTGTACCCAATTCAAACACAAATCGCAATACGACTGCTGCCAAAGTATCGAAATCAAGCAATGGGCGATTACAAAACACGAAAAGCCGCAGAAAACAAGCACGCAAAGGAAATTCAAAAGCTGTCGTTCCAATCATCCCCAAAAGCCAAGTTACACAAATACTTTCCAAAGATCCTGTCTCAGCCATCACCAATATTCGCACATTCTGCAAACAATGCCTGCGTTACATTCAACAAGCCGATAAAATGATCGATACTCTATTTGTTACGACAAATTCCTTAAACCAATCTGGTGTACTGCAAAAACTCATCAAAGAAAAAGGGAAAAATTTGAATACAGAAGACCTTACGAATATTTTAATGGCATTGATGAACTCACCGGCCGGCAGTGATTTTTTGAAGAAAGCCGGAGATAATAATCAAGAACAACCGCCGCAACAAGCCACGTGAAGGAAATATAAGAACACCCTCCAGTTTTTGACTAGAGGGTGTTTTCTTGATTTGAGTGATTATTCGTTTGGTTTCACAAACTTTTTCATTTCTTTTAGCAAACTGTCATCTGCGACGCCTTTGCCGTATTTTTTAACCAAGGATTCCACATTTGCATCCGGACCGTTTGCACCCGAGTTTTTCGTCGCATCTGTAAATGCGTTCATAAAAGCGTTCAAGCGTTCTTCGCTGACTGGCAAATTTAATTGTTGCGCAAAACGTTTTGCCATATTGCGAACGGTCTCCGGATCTTTCCAATCCTCCTGATTCGTATTTTTCACTTTATTCAACATTTCCAATAATCCGCCTTTATTGACGCCTTTAAGATTTTGCTTGAGTACGTCAACACTATTCATTTGCGGCTGTTTTTGAGTTTGGTTGGCCCCTTGAGCGGCAGCATTCACACTAGTTGCTTTGCTTTGTTTATTTGTTGATGTTGCTTTTTTTCTGATCGGCTTTTTTGGCACAATTTGTCCCTCCCGTTCATTCATATGTCCCGCCATCCATTCACATATGTGAACTTTGCAGGAGTTTCTATTTATCATATGGTAGGAGGGATTCATTTGCCCGAGATAAATGCCTATTTTTGTTCGTTTGAGCTGCGCCGGATCATCTGTCCCAAGCGGCCGATCGGTATCGCTATCTGTTCCTTCGAGGAAACAAAATTTCCCCAGGCCATGATGCCGTGTAAATGATCGACACAAAAATCTTCCTCTTGTCCTTCGACACGATACTCGCCATGAATGACAATGGTTTTCGGATCGACCAGATACGACTTTGCCAAATAAAATTTTTGCTCCAATACTTGCAATTCAGACTCTGACAATAAGCCTGACTGGTGCTTTTTCATACCCTCTTCCCGCAATCGCTGCATTTCCAGTTGTATCTCTTCACGCGTCATTTCACTATATCGTTTCATTCGATTCACCATCCAAAAGATAAGATCCACTCAATACAGTATGATATATCGAGTGGATCAAGAAAAACAGTCAGAATTCTGTCATCTCTCCTGACAAATATTCTTCATGGACTACAAAATGCGCTTTCCATAAAATTTCTGCAAGATAGGACAAAGGTGTCTTGGCAACTTCCCGATATACACGCCTTGTATACAAATGGCGGGCGTTCGGCAATTCCTGTTTTAATCGGCTTCGCAGGGCATTACCGGAATCATCGGCATCAACAAAAATATACACATCCTCATCGTGCAGCGGGACAATCAACTGTTCAATTTTTTCTTCACTTAAAGTACCGAAAGTGCAAATAAAGCAAACTGGCTCATCAATAATCTTTTGCAAGCGTTCTTTATCCGTCTTTCCTTCAACTATCAGTACTTTTGAGTCGATCATGTGGAGTTAATCATCCCTTTACTATGCGTCTACTCTCGCTCAACCGGGTTGTCCGGATAGGAGCACCAATCACTCCAACTCCCCGGATACAACTTGACATTGGTAAAACCTGCTTCCTTGAGTGCAAGTATATTCGGACAAGCGGTAACACCGGAACCACAATATACGATGACTTCCCGATCCTCCCGAATTCCCTGAAAACGATCCCGTTGTTCCTTTGCATTCTTCCAATAACCGTTATCGTTCAAACTATCTTTCCAGAAATAATTTCTCGCTCCCGGTATATGCCCCGCAACCGGATCGATATGTTCTTCCAAGCCCGCATACCGTTTAAATTCTCGTGAATCAATAAGCGCAACGTCATCGCAATCGAGCTTTTGTTTTACTTCCTCCATGTTGACCACCCAATCATACTGCGGCCGTACAGTAAAGGATTTTGGACGCATGGCCGGAATCTCTGCAGCAACCGGATATTCACTGTTTTGCCATGCTGAAAATCCGCCATCCAGCAGGAATACGTTCGAATGGCCAAAATATTTCAACATCCACCAAAGCCTGCTGGCAAACGCTCCTCCTTGATCATCATATGCGACAACCGTTACGTGTTCATCAATGCCGGCTGCACTCATGATTTCCGTAAACCTTTCCGGAGTCGGCAAAGGATGCCGCCCTCCATGAATTTGTTTCGGTGCGGAAAGATCCCGTTCCAGATGCAAATAAAGAGCACCTGGTATATGCCCTTGCCGATAGCTTTGTTCACCAACATCCGGCTGTCCCAAGACAAAGCGGCAATCAAGAATTCGCAGATTCTCTTCCTGCAAATGTTCATGCAGCCACTG
Above is a window of Fodinisporobacter ferrooxydans DNA encoding:
- a CDS encoding DUF1934 domain-containing protein; this translates as MTDTNIQEQSFKKSVKLQLHTKQIKRGEMPAYYETTTQGILYKKGTAIFVTYEETNQSGLESSKTTLKIDPLLNEVTVIRFGGTQMRYVWKRGTVSHTSYQTPFGTFDLTIKTEQLQFHFEENLQSGKLNVEYQMKFGGENSRMLLQLQFHEITDHCTEHYLANH
- a CDS encoding YheC/YheD family protein, giving the protein MANSAQKRPEMGKWLLWKFFHSDSAIRPFLPPTKRLSLSTCREFLNRYSAVYLKPAGGWGGKGIIRAWRTQSGYAFIREKGQTYHCKSIEDLYQTITPFLANKVYIVQKAIALAKWKGRPYDIRLMMLRNGEGKWQYAGMLAKVAGEKSIITNIARGRGFVLDVDSAFRHSFGWNQEQILRMKQNMTELGYATCKRFDAYKYYWNIGLDLAIDQKGKLWIIEENTGPALFLFAKLKDQKAYQAIRTIIAGRRKNRKKLTDKK
- a CDS encoding acetyl-CoA C-acetyltransferase, which translates into the protein MGRSVIVSAARTPFGKFGGSLSGLRAVDLGGVVLKAAMERAAVEPEQVDEVIMGMVLQAGAGQIPSRQAARNAGLPWTTPTETINKVCASGLRAVTLADQLIRAHDADVILAGGMESMSNAPYSLPRARFGMRMGDASVVDLMIHDGLRCAFDGVHMAVHGSEVAKEYGITREEQDVYAVRSQQFAISAQKNGIFTEEIVAVEVPGKKGETIRVDADECPRPNTSLDTLRSLPPVFAKDGSITAGNAPGVNDGAGALLVMSEGRAHALGKQPLATILGHAEVGAPAPYIATTPALAIQKLLQKHQLKLSDIDLFELNEAFAAVVLTSGKLLGLNYDKVNVNGGAIAFGHPIGASGARIVMTLIYELRRRGGGLGIAAICSGAAQGDAVLLEVKQ
- a CDS encoding 3-hydroxybutyryl-CoA dehydrogenase; the encoded protein is MTIQKVLVVGAGQMGAGIAQVAAQAGLNVVLHDIKDEYVNRGMQTIARLLGKNVEKGKLTEAEKTAILQNIQSSTSLEHAAEADFVVEAATENMQIKADIFRKLDQVCQHEAILATNTSSLPITEIAAVTNRPERVIGMHFMNPVPVMKLVEVIRGLATTDEVYQTVEELAKQMGKIPVSVNDFPGFVSNRILLPMINEAIYCVYEGVAAPEAIDEVMKLGMNHPMGPLTLADFIGLDTCLAIMEVLYEGFRDSKYRPCPLLRKYVKAGWLGRKTGRGFYRYE
- the speB gene encoding agmatinase: MKFDDAYSGNVFIGATSDYGKAQAVIYGMPMDWTTSFRPGTRLGPKRIREVSLGLEEYSPYLDRELGEVAYFDAGDIPLPFGNPARSVEMIRDYVKQLLAHGKLPIGLGGEHLVTWGPVQAVYEKYPNLALVHLDAHTDLREHYEGEPYSHAAVIRKIVDMIGGKNVYQFGIRSGMREEFMFAKENTNFHPFTVLEPLKQRIEELKGRPVYVTIDIDVVDPAFAPGTGTAEAGGITSAEVLQAVHLMKQLNVVGFDLVEVAPVLDPTEQTQILASKIIREALLSFIR
- a CDS encoding NUDIX hydrolase; translation: MKVLKRLSIVVYRNLPKRFTKYIVRLLSAKHTVGVVGVVWNEKGEVLLLHHTYDEPIRLPGGHMEYGEAPFATIRRELLEEANCSIEPLHILGIESLTRAKFDIFIHCKRIKELPFAVNEEVVAREWYTTDKLKEIDELPSLHYQYILKSQDILKSQAIAER
- a CDS encoding acyl-CoA thioesterase; the encoded protein is MFSIQLMPRFSETDALGHINNTVVPIWFEAGRVEIFKIFVPDLDTTQWKLIVANINVDYIAQIYMEYEVEIRTGIQKIGNSSFVVYHEAIQKGQVVAKGTAVMVHYDFSEQKSKPIPNELREHLQRHLVANETNE
- a CDS encoding N-acetyltransferase — translated: MGATFRKATIPDVEAIYQLLNYYAEKGLLLPRSKLSLYENLHAMTVIEDEGEIVGLGALHILWEDMAEIRSLAIHPKAVNQGLGKQLVVHLIAESAKLGLEKVIALTYQVPFFEKLGFEIVQKESLPHKVWKDCMNCSKFPVCDETAMVYMNQVLQPSA
- the speE gene encoding polyamine aminopropyltransferase, coding for MELWYTEKQTENYGITAKIAKTLHKETSEFQEIDMIETLQWGRMLVLDGMVMTTIKDEFVYHEMISHIALHTHPNPKKVLVVGGGDGGAIREIIKHPSVEKAVLAEIDGRVIEVSKQYLPEIACALGDPRVDVQVIDGIKHIHENKNTYDVILVDSTEPVGPAVGLFARDFYQGIYEALKEDGIFVAQTESPFLNGDLIRRVYQDISTIYPIARLYTASIPTYPSGLWTFTLGSKKYDPLEVDEAQLKDFETKYYSPRIHKSVFQLPKFVENLLKG